A part of Phaenicophaeus curvirostris isolate KB17595 chromosome 29, BPBGC_Pcur_1.0, whole genome shotgun sequence genomic DNA contains:
- the LOC138732133 gene encoding methanethiol oxidase-like, with protein MERCRVQRCEYPTCPEALKVPREEVAYVTCTYRGTCFDHPDFLATIDLNPESPCYGQVIHRLFMPNLKDELHASGFSTACACPDSATRRRNKLILPCLISSRIYVVDVGSECRAPKLCKMIEPVDVFWTCDKGYLNVPRSLPNGDVLIANLGDPAGNGKGGFIVLEKETFELKGNWEYPCDVPPRGCDFWIQPCQNVLVSTGGIVPRIAGRRFDPNDLNKGVFGRHLYVWNLSCHTLKQTFDLGEDSMPLSVKFLHNPDAAEGYVACALSGVVYRIFKCEGESWAVEEVIRIPPKEVTGWIMCKMPAFVADIIISLDDKYLYLCNWLHGDIRQYELSRNCKPRMVGQVFVGGSIFRGGPVTVCRDEELKCQPEPLVVKCKRLRGGPSRMQLSLDGKRLYVTDSFYSTWDRQFYPDMVREGSAMLLIDVDTENGGLTVNKNFLVDFGKEPNGACLAHAIHFPSGDATTENYA; from the exons ATGG AGAGATGCCGAGTTCAGCGCTGTGAGTATCCCACCTGCCCAGAGGCTCTGAAAG ttcccagggaggaggttgccTACGTGACCTGTACCTACAGGGGAACGTGCTTCGACCACCCTGACTTCTTGGCCACCATCGATCTCAACCCCGAATCTCCATGTTATGGCCAG GTGATCCACCGCCTGTTCATGCCCAACCTCAAGGACGAGCTGCACGCCTCGGGGTTCAGCACTGCCTGCGCCTGCCCCGACAGTGCCACGAGGAGAAGGAACAAGCTGATTCTGCCCTGTCTGATCTCCTCCCGCATCTACGTGGTGGATGTGGGCTCAGAGTGCCGGGCTCCCAAGCTCTGCAAG ATGATTGAGCCAGTGGATGTCTTCTGGACATGCGACAAGGGCTACCTGAACGTGCCGCGCAGCCTGCCCAACGGCGATGTCCTGATTGCCAACCTGGGAGATCCAGCCGGCAATGGAAAAG GTGGATTTATCGTGCTGGAAAAGGAGACCTTCGAACTGAAGGGGAATTGGGAATACCCGTGTGATGTCCCCCCAAGAGGCTGCGACTTCTGGATCCAGCCATGCCAGAACGTCCTGGTCAGCACTGGTGGAATTGTCCCAAGAATTGCAGGACGCAGATTTGATCCCAACGACTTGAATAAGG GGGTCTTTGGACGCCACCTGTATGTGTGGAACTTGTCCTGCCACACCCTGAAGCAGACCTTTGACCTGGGAGAGGATTCTATGCCCCTGTCTGTGAAGTTCCTGCACAACCCCGATGCTGCTGAGGGATATGTCGCCTGTGCCCTGAGTGGTGTCGTCTACCGCATCTTCAAGTGTGAG GGAGAGAGCTGGGCAGTAGAAGAGGTGATTCGGATCCCACCCAAGGAAGTGACAGGATGGATCATGTGCAAGATGCCAG CCTTCGTCGCCGACATCATCATCTCCCTGGATGACAAGTATCTGTACCTCTGCAACTGGCTGCACGGAGACATCCGCCAGTACGAGCTCTCCAGAAACTGCAAGCCCCGGATGGTGGGACAG GTGTTTGTGGGAGGCAGCATCTTCCGCGGGGGCCCCGTGACCGTGTGTCGGGATGAAGAGCTGAAATGCCAGCCGGAGCCCTTGGTGGTCAAG TGCAAGAGACTGCGCGGCGGCCCGAGTCGAATGCAGCTCAGCTTGGATGGCAAGAGGCTGTACGTCACCGACTCCTTCTACAGCACTTGGGACAGGCAGTTCTACCCAGATATGGTGAG GGAAGGCTCTGCCATGCTGCTGATTGATGTGGACACCGAGAACGGAGGCCTGACCGTCAACAAGAACTTCCTGGTGGACTTTGGGAAGGAGCCCAACGGGGCTTGCCTTGCCCATGCCATCCACTTCCCCTCCGGGGACGCCACCACCGAGAACTATGCCTAG
- the LOC138732132 gene encoding methanethiol oxidase-like isoform X2, with protein sequence MKGPREEIVYVPCIYRNTGRNKPDFLATVDVDPKSPHYCQVIHRLPMPNVGDELHHSGWNTCSSCFGDPSKKRNRLILPSFISSRIYVVDVGTDPRAPRLFKVVNSEDIFWKCNLGFPHTSHCLGSGEVMISTLGDPAGSGKGGFILLDGETFEIKGNWEKGDKVPTMGYDFWYQPRHNVLISTEWGIPRCLGYGFDPKDLKKGRYGRHLNVWDWTTHTYIQAIDVGEDAAPLEIRFLHNPDAAEGFVGCTISSAIHRFYKTQQGDWAAEKVIQVPSKKVEGWLLPDMPGFITDILISLDDRFLYFSNWLHGDIRQYDISNTRKPRLVGQVFVGGSISKGGPVTVCRDEELQSQPEPFSIKGKRVPGGPQMIQLSLDGKRLYVTTSLYSAWDRQFYPDLIRDGSVMLQLDVDTERGGLAVNERFLVDFGKEPDGPCLAHEIRYPGGDCTSDIWV encoded by the exons ATGAAAG GTCCCCGGGAGGAGATTGTGTACGTGCCCTGCATCTACAGGAACACTGGGAGGAACAAACCTGACTTCCTGGCCACTGTGGACGTCGACCCCAAATCTCCGCACTATTGCCAG GTGATCCACCGCCTGCCCATGCCCAATGTCGGGGATGAGCTGCACCACTCGGGCTGGaacacctgcagcagctgctttgggGACCCCTCCAAGAAGCGCAACCGCCTGATCCTCCCCAGCTTCATCTCCTCCCGCATCTACGTGGTGGATGTGGGAACTGATCCGCGAGCGCCCAGGCTTTTCAAG GTTGTCAACTCAGAAGACATCTTCTGGAAGTGCAACCTAGGCTTCccccacacctcccactgcctgGGCAGCGGAGAAGTCATGATCAGCACCCTGGGAGACCCAGCCGGCAGCGGGAAAG GTGGTTTCATCCTGCTGGACGGGGAGACATTTGAGATcaaggggaactgggagaaagGAGACAAGGTCCCCACGATGGGCTATGACTTCTGGTACCAGCCACGCCATAACGTCCTGATCAGCACAGAATGGGGGATCCCGAGGTGTCTGGGGTACGGGTTTGACCCCAAGGATCTGAAGAAAG GGCGTTACGGCCGCCACCTCAACGTATGGGACTGGACCACCCACACCTACATCCAGGCCATTGATGTGGGCGAGGACGCGGCGCCCTTGGAGATCCGCTTCCTCCACAACCCCGACGCCGCCGAGGGCTTCGTGGGCTGCACCATCAGCAGCGCCATCCACCGCTTCTACAAGACCCAg CAAGGTGACTGGGCAGCCGAGAAGGTGATCCAGGTTCCCAGCAAGAAGGTGGAGGGATGGCTCCTACCAGACATGCCAG GCTTCATCACGGACATTCTCATCTCGCTGGATGACCGGTTCCTCTACTTCAGTAACTGGTTGCATGGAGACATCCGCCAGTACGACATCTCCAACACCCGCAAGCCCCGGCTGGTGGGGCAG GTCTTTGTGGGTGGCAGCATCTCCAAGGGTGGCCCCGTCACTGTCTGCAGAGACgaggagctgcagagccagcCAGAGCCATTCTCCATCAAG GGGAAGAGGGTGCCGGGGGGACCCCAGATGATCCAGCTCAGCTTGGATGGGAAGCGGCTCTACGTCACCACCTCGCTCTACAGCGCATGGGACCGGCAGTTCTACCCCGATCTCATCAG GGATGGCTCCGTCATGCTGCAGCTGGACGTGGACACGGAGCGGGGCGGCCTGGCCGTTAACGAGCGATTCCTGGTGGATTTTGGGAAGGAGCCGGATGGGCCCTGCCTGGCACACGAGATACGGTACCCAGGCGGGGACTGCACCTCTGACATCTGGGTCTAG
- the LOC138732132 gene encoding methanethiol oxidase-like isoform X1 yields MFLLKGPREEIVYVPCIYRNTGRNKPDFLATVDVDPKSPHYCQVIHRLPMPNVGDELHHSGWNTCSSCFGDPSKKRNRLILPSFISSRIYVVDVGTDPRAPRLFKVVNSEDIFWKCNLGFPHTSHCLGSGEVMISTLGDPAGSGKGGFILLDGETFEIKGNWEKGDKVPTMGYDFWYQPRHNVLISTEWGIPRCLGYGFDPKDLKKGRYGRHLNVWDWTTHTYIQAIDVGEDAAPLEIRFLHNPDAAEGFVGCTISSAIHRFYKTQQGDWAAEKVIQVPSKKVEGWLLPDMPGFITDILISLDDRFLYFSNWLHGDIRQYDISNTRKPRLVGQVFVGGSISKGGPVTVCRDEELQSQPEPFSIKGKRVPGGPQMIQLSLDGKRLYVTTSLYSAWDRQFYPDLIRDGSVMLQLDVDTERGGLAVNERFLVDFGKEPDGPCLAHEIRYPGGDCTSDIWV; encoded by the exons ATGTTTCTACTGAAAGGTCCCCGGGAGGAGATTGTGTACGTGCCCTGCATCTACAGGAACACTGGGAGGAACAAACCTGACTTCCTGGCCACTGTGGACGTCGACCCCAAATCTCCGCACTATTGCCAG GTGATCCACCGCCTGCCCATGCCCAATGTCGGGGATGAGCTGCACCACTCGGGCTGGaacacctgcagcagctgctttgggGACCCCTCCAAGAAGCGCAACCGCCTGATCCTCCCCAGCTTCATCTCCTCCCGCATCTACGTGGTGGATGTGGGAACTGATCCGCGAGCGCCCAGGCTTTTCAAG GTTGTCAACTCAGAAGACATCTTCTGGAAGTGCAACCTAGGCTTCccccacacctcccactgcctgGGCAGCGGAGAAGTCATGATCAGCACCCTGGGAGACCCAGCCGGCAGCGGGAAAG GTGGTTTCATCCTGCTGGACGGGGAGACATTTGAGATcaaggggaactgggagaaagGAGACAAGGTCCCCACGATGGGCTATGACTTCTGGTACCAGCCACGCCATAACGTCCTGATCAGCACAGAATGGGGGATCCCGAGGTGTCTGGGGTACGGGTTTGACCCCAAGGATCTGAAGAAAG GGCGTTACGGCCGCCACCTCAACGTATGGGACTGGACCACCCACACCTACATCCAGGCCATTGATGTGGGCGAGGACGCGGCGCCCTTGGAGATCCGCTTCCTCCACAACCCCGACGCCGCCGAGGGCTTCGTGGGCTGCACCATCAGCAGCGCCATCCACCGCTTCTACAAGACCCAg CAAGGTGACTGGGCAGCCGAGAAGGTGATCCAGGTTCCCAGCAAGAAGGTGGAGGGATGGCTCCTACCAGACATGCCAG GCTTCATCACGGACATTCTCATCTCGCTGGATGACCGGTTCCTCTACTTCAGTAACTGGTTGCATGGAGACATCCGCCAGTACGACATCTCCAACACCCGCAAGCCCCGGCTGGTGGGGCAG GTCTTTGTGGGTGGCAGCATCTCCAAGGGTGGCCCCGTCACTGTCTGCAGAGACgaggagctgcagagccagcCAGAGCCATTCTCCATCAAG GGGAAGAGGGTGCCGGGGGGACCCCAGATGATCCAGCTCAGCTTGGATGGGAAGCGGCTCTACGTCACCACCTCGCTCTACAGCGCATGGGACCGGCAGTTCTACCCCGATCTCATCAG GGATGGCTCCGTCATGCTGCAGCTGGACGTGGACACGGAGCGGGGCGGCCTGGCCGTTAACGAGCGATTCCTGGTGGATTTTGGGAAGGAGCCGGATGGGCCCTGCCTGGCACACGAGATACGGTACCCAGGCGGGGACTGCACCTCTGACATCTGGGTCTAG
- the RFX5 gene encoding DNA-binding protein RFX5 isoform X1, with product MADEERSTQATRKGSLSPSGSRGSTAESSTLLQELRSTITKSVQSKVDAILQDVQKFSDSEKLYLYLQLPSGPSLGEKSSSLDLSSLSTAECMHACSWIRNHLEEHTDTCLPKQDVYDAYKRYCDSLCCRPLSTSNFGKIIREIFPNIKARRLGGRGQSKYCYSGIRTKTVVSLPPLPSLDLKVTETQQSELTDLVQSYSSEVMEAACALTCDWAEKILKRSFNNIVEVAQFLIQQHIISSRSTHADLVMAMVVSESTEKFSRESRPLMAAKKNGLEPSESSDRNQGQMKKESGPKSPGLPRPEKKKPLEPPRVASSPQVKALVARLPLLLPRVPQAERPTAPGAAAVRSSPPILAPKITAAPLGGTVKVALPLPVGTASPSLPLGLASGATGPAGLLSQQAALPVLNVLLPGVRVPAAEGPANPQSTGGSEGPGSQDSQRLKAAKRSPEPAGDAAPQKRRRGRPRKRPEEAGPGEVSELGCKAAAGTNGGGSPGATSPLGDSPARGSQPTHVSVIRDSRTSAKVTSGHKPAPQMTAAQRSSGEAGSPLGDTKDPREDEELPRIPHDGQMQAETHPAAATPQHSDTSPHVPTTQGGSPGRAGLCSPPGT from the exons ATGGCTGATGAGGAGCGGAGCACCCAAGCCACCAGAAAGGGAAGTTTGTCACCCAGCGGCTCACGGGGCAGCACGGCCGAGTCGAGCaccctgctgcaggagctgcggAGCACCATCAC CAAATCCGTGCAGAGCAAAGTCGACGCCATCCTG CAAGATGTGCAGAAGTTCTCTGACAGCGAAAAGCTCTACCTCTACCTCCAGCTGCCATCAGGGCCAAGTCTCGGGGAGAAGAG CAGTAGCCTGGACCTCAGCTCGCTGAGCACAGCCGAGTGCATGCATGCGTGCAGCTGGATCCGGAACCACCTGGAGGAGCACACGGACACCTGCCTGCCCAAGCAGGACGTCTATGATGCCTACAA GCGATACTGCGATAGCCTCTGCTGCCGCCCTCTGAGCACCTCTAACTTCGGCAAGATCATCCGGGAGATCTTCCCAAACATCAAAGCCCGGCGGCTGGGAGGCCGAGGACAGTCCAA GTACTGCTACAGTGGGATCCGGACAAAGACGGTGGTCAGCTTGCCacccctgcccagcctggaccTCAAAGTGACAGAGACC CAGCAGTCAGAGCTGACGGACCTGGTGCAGTCCTACAGCAGTGAGGTGATGGAGGCAGCCTGCGCCCTGACCTGCGACTGGGCCGAGAAGATCCTCAAACGCTCCTTCAACAACATCGTGGAGGTGGCCCAGTTCCTTATCCAGCAGCACATCATCAGCTCCCGCTCCACCCACGCCGACCTGGTCATGGCCATGGTGGTTTCAG AGAGCACGGAGAAGTTCTCCCGGGAGAGTCGGCCCCTGATGGCAGCGAAGAAGAACGGCCTGGAGCCCTCGGAGAGCAGTGACAGGAACCAGGGGCAG ATGAAGAAGGAGAGTGGCCCCAAGTCTCCTGGCCTGCCCCGGCCTGAGAAGAAGAAgcccctggagccccccagagtGGCCAGCAGCCCCCAGGTGAAAGCCCTGGTCGCCCGCctgccccttctcctgccccgcGTCCCGCAAGCAGAGCGACCCACAGCACCCGGCGCCGCAGCCGTCCGCTCTTCCCCTCCTATCCTGGCCCCCAAAATCACGGCCGCTCCCCTGGGGGGCACGGTCAAAGTGGCCCTGCCTCTGCCGGTGGGCACAGCCTCCCCGTCCCTGCCGCTGGGGCTGGCCTCGGGGGCCACCGGGCCGGCAGGGCTACTGAGCCAGCAAGCCGCCTTGCCCGTCCTCAACGTGCTGCTGCCTGGCGTGCGCGTCCCCGCGGCCGAGGGCCCCGCCAACCCCCAGAGCACAGGGGGTAGCGAGGGGCCCGGATCCCAGGACTCACAGCGCCTCAAGGCCGCCAAGCGTTCTCCGGAGCCGGCCGGCGATGCCGCCCCGCAGAAGCGGAGACGCGGGCGGCCAAGGAAGAGGCCGGAGGAAGCCGGCCCCGGGGAGGTTTCAGAGCTTGGCTGCAAGGCGGCTGCGGGCACTAATGGTGGTGGCTCTCCTGGTGCCACCAGCCCCCTTGGGGACAGCCCAGCTCGGGGCTCCCAACCCACCCACGTCAGCGTCATCCGTGACAGCAGGACCAGCGCCAAGGTCACCAGCGGCCACAAACCAGCACCGCAGATGACGGCAGCGCAGCGGAGCTCAGGGGAAGCTGGGTCCCCTCTGGGTGACACCAAAGATCCCCGGGAGGATGAGGAGCTGCCCCGCATCCCCCATGATGGACAGATGCAGGCAGAGACCCATCCCGCCGCAGCCACCCCCCAGCACTCAGACACGTCGCCCCATGTCCCCACGACCCAAGGGGGCTCACCGGGGCGggcagggctctgctccccCCCCGGCACTTAG
- the RFX5 gene encoding DNA-binding protein RFX5 isoform X2 → MADEERSTQATRKGSLSPSGSRGSTAESSTLLQELRSTITKSVQSKVDAILQDVQKFSDSEKLYLYLQLPSGPSLGEKSSSLDLSSLSTAECMHACSWIRNHLEEHTDTCLPKQDVYDAYKRYCDSLCCRPLSTSNFGKIIREIFPNIKARRLGGRGQSKYCYSGIRTKTVVSLPPLPSLDLKVTETQSELTDLVQSYSSEVMEAACALTCDWAEKILKRSFNNIVEVAQFLIQQHIISSRSTHADLVMAMVVSESTEKFSRESRPLMAAKKNGLEPSESSDRNQGQMKKESGPKSPGLPRPEKKKPLEPPRVASSPQVKALVARLPLLLPRVPQAERPTAPGAAAVRSSPPILAPKITAAPLGGTVKVALPLPVGTASPSLPLGLASGATGPAGLLSQQAALPVLNVLLPGVRVPAAEGPANPQSTGGSEGPGSQDSQRLKAAKRSPEPAGDAAPQKRRRGRPRKRPEEAGPGEVSELGCKAAAGTNGGGSPGATSPLGDSPARGSQPTHVSVIRDSRTSAKVTSGHKPAPQMTAAQRSSGEAGSPLGDTKDPREDEELPRIPHDGQMQAETHPAAATPQHSDTSPHVPTTQGGSPGRAGLCSPPGT, encoded by the exons ATGGCTGATGAGGAGCGGAGCACCCAAGCCACCAGAAAGGGAAGTTTGTCACCCAGCGGCTCACGGGGCAGCACGGCCGAGTCGAGCaccctgctgcaggagctgcggAGCACCATCAC CAAATCCGTGCAGAGCAAAGTCGACGCCATCCTG CAAGATGTGCAGAAGTTCTCTGACAGCGAAAAGCTCTACCTCTACCTCCAGCTGCCATCAGGGCCAAGTCTCGGGGAGAAGAG CAGTAGCCTGGACCTCAGCTCGCTGAGCACAGCCGAGTGCATGCATGCGTGCAGCTGGATCCGGAACCACCTGGAGGAGCACACGGACACCTGCCTGCCCAAGCAGGACGTCTATGATGCCTACAA GCGATACTGCGATAGCCTCTGCTGCCGCCCTCTGAGCACCTCTAACTTCGGCAAGATCATCCGGGAGATCTTCCCAAACATCAAAGCCCGGCGGCTGGGAGGCCGAGGACAGTCCAA GTACTGCTACAGTGGGATCCGGACAAAGACGGTGGTCAGCTTGCCacccctgcccagcctggaccTCAAAGTGACAGAGACC CAGTCAGAGCTGACGGACCTGGTGCAGTCCTACAGCAGTGAGGTGATGGAGGCAGCCTGCGCCCTGACCTGCGACTGGGCCGAGAAGATCCTCAAACGCTCCTTCAACAACATCGTGGAGGTGGCCCAGTTCCTTATCCAGCAGCACATCATCAGCTCCCGCTCCACCCACGCCGACCTGGTCATGGCCATGGTGGTTTCAG AGAGCACGGAGAAGTTCTCCCGGGAGAGTCGGCCCCTGATGGCAGCGAAGAAGAACGGCCTGGAGCCCTCGGAGAGCAGTGACAGGAACCAGGGGCAG ATGAAGAAGGAGAGTGGCCCCAAGTCTCCTGGCCTGCCCCGGCCTGAGAAGAAGAAgcccctggagccccccagagtGGCCAGCAGCCCCCAGGTGAAAGCCCTGGTCGCCCGCctgccccttctcctgccccgcGTCCCGCAAGCAGAGCGACCCACAGCACCCGGCGCCGCAGCCGTCCGCTCTTCCCCTCCTATCCTGGCCCCCAAAATCACGGCCGCTCCCCTGGGGGGCACGGTCAAAGTGGCCCTGCCTCTGCCGGTGGGCACAGCCTCCCCGTCCCTGCCGCTGGGGCTGGCCTCGGGGGCCACCGGGCCGGCAGGGCTACTGAGCCAGCAAGCCGCCTTGCCCGTCCTCAACGTGCTGCTGCCTGGCGTGCGCGTCCCCGCGGCCGAGGGCCCCGCCAACCCCCAGAGCACAGGGGGTAGCGAGGGGCCCGGATCCCAGGACTCACAGCGCCTCAAGGCCGCCAAGCGTTCTCCGGAGCCGGCCGGCGATGCCGCCCCGCAGAAGCGGAGACGCGGGCGGCCAAGGAAGAGGCCGGAGGAAGCCGGCCCCGGGGAGGTTTCAGAGCTTGGCTGCAAGGCGGCTGCGGGCACTAATGGTGGTGGCTCTCCTGGTGCCACCAGCCCCCTTGGGGACAGCCCAGCTCGGGGCTCCCAACCCACCCACGTCAGCGTCATCCGTGACAGCAGGACCAGCGCCAAGGTCACCAGCGGCCACAAACCAGCACCGCAGATGACGGCAGCGCAGCGGAGCTCAGGGGAAGCTGGGTCCCCTCTGGGTGACACCAAAGATCCCCGGGAGGATGAGGAGCTGCCCCGCATCCCCCATGATGGACAGATGCAGGCAGAGACCCATCCCGCCGCAGCCACCCCCCAGCACTCAGACACGTCGCCCCATGTCCCCACGACCCAAGGGGGCTCACCGGGGCGggcagggctctgctccccCCCCGGCACTTAG